A genome region from Lactobacillus sp. ESL0791 includes the following:
- a CDS encoding SLAP domain-containing protein, which translates to MQKNKFILGLAAALVLTTSSMLLPSNNAQAAQKETIHVNYSSIYDSKGQFLKSYPGVESTTDVKNATFTTNGKIKKINHKFCYSIGKGGYLPISDVVSLNNLGTLNLSKNTRVYNKYGKKLTYFAGQSASLKKGMPVNYAGKVKPLKNADGKKYFLLNKDYTFSYLPYRKIQGQYYYSLGHGGYIKASNVGMIDQLQVCVHSVTARADKNQSVFDDHGKITKEVLKSGQKITLDRYADTPELLGHSEDGDDDSCFYRIRGTNKFVILETDEVSGNLLPFTRFMHVRATQDANEYDNLGRIFVRHFNEVVKQGTTNNSNPSATVTAGSATQAQTVAKTETPQIKQGEDVAVTRELYLWVPAEQKAELFYELRDNDYASDITRLFIKASDFKYNNFGPQLKPENTVASAKEANNGLASTSDKKSLGDLIAQAPTIEASDKYRLSNERSSYDYYLKQAKQVYDSDIATPEDVSQALTGLQDAQNKLNGAKVVVQDLQHITAQEADKIVTLVYTSIQGKYIGKIPQVTFNQDRTELDLIDNGVKQKLNITDYAEQAK; encoded by the coding sequence ATGCAAAAAAATAAATTTATCTTAGGCTTAGCAGCTGCACTTGTACTGACTACTTCAAGTATGTTGTTACCAAGCAATAATGCCCAAGCTGCGCAAAAAGAAACTATTCATGTCAACTACTCTTCCATTTATGACAGCAAAGGACAGTTTTTAAAATCATATCCAGGTGTAGAAAGTACTACTGATGTAAAGAATGCGACTTTCACAACTAATGGCAAAATCAAAAAAATTAATCATAAATTTTGCTATAGCATCGGTAAAGGCGGCTACCTGCCAATCTCTGACGTCGTAAGTCTTAACAACCTTGGAACTTTAAATCTTTCAAAAAACACCAGAGTCTACAACAAATATGGCAAAAAGCTAACATATTTTGCTGGACAAAGTGCTAGTTTAAAGAAAGGCATGCCCGTTAATTATGCTGGCAAAGTTAAGCCGCTGAAAAATGCTGACGGCAAGAAATACTTTTTATTAAACAAGGATTATACTTTTAGCTACCTGCCTTACCGTAAGATTCAAGGACAATACTATTATTCTCTAGGTCACGGCGGTTACATTAAAGCAAGCAATGTTGGCATGATTGATCAATTACAGGTATGCGTTCATAGCGTTACTGCTCGAGCTGATAAAAATCAATCAGTGTTTGATGATCACGGCAAAATAACTAAAGAAGTATTAAAATCAGGACAAAAAATTACACTTGACCGTTATGCTGACACACCTGAACTATTGGGTCACAGTGAAGATGGCGATGATGATAGTTGTTTTTACCGGATTCGCGGCACCAACAAATTCGTTATTTTAGAAACTGACGAAGTAAGTGGTAATTTGTTGCCATTCACTCGCTTCATGCATGTCAGAGCTACCCAGGATGCTAATGAATATGACAATTTAGGCCGTATTTTTGTTCGTCACTTTAACGAAGTAGTTAAACAAGGCACCACAAACAATAGCAATCCTAGTGCTACTGTGACTGCTGGCAGTGCTACACAAGCCCAAACTGTCGCCAAAACCGAGACACCACAAATCAAACAGGGGGAAGACGTTGCTGTCACAAGAGAATTATATCTTTGGGTTCCTGCCGAGCAAAAAGCCGAATTATTTTACGAGTTACGCGATAATGATTACGCCAGTGACATTACACGTTTATTCATTAAAGCCAGCGACTTTAAATACAACAATTTTGGTCCCCAATTAAAGCCAGAAAACACTGTTGCAAGTGCTAAAGAAGCAAATAATGGTTTAGCAAGCACTAGTGATAAAAAGAGTTTGGGCGATTTAATCGCGCAAGCGCCGACGATTGAAGCCAGTGACAAATATCGTTTAAGCAATGAACGTTCAAGTTATGACTATTATTTAAAGCAGGCAAAACAAGTTTATGATTCCGATATTGCTACCCCAGAAGATGTTAGCCAAGCTTTAACTGGCCTGCAAGACGCACAAAATAAACTGAATGGTGCTAAAGTTGTTGTGCAGGATCTGCAACACATTACTGCGCAAGAAGCCGACAAAATTGTTACTTTAGTTTACACTTCTATTCAAGGCAAATATATTGGCAAGATACCTCAAGTTACCTTTAACCAAGACAGAACGGAGTTAGATTTAATTGACAATGGAGTTAAGCAGAAATTAAACATTACTGATTACGCCGAACAAGCAAAATAA